The proteins below come from a single Arthrobacter crystallopoietes genomic window:
- a CDS encoding DinB family protein gives MVFNAEFELLDQLQWHWENQARPRLKGLTEEEYFWEPGEDCWNVRHRGTSHAPMAVGSGDYTIDFAIPEPYPAPVTTIAWRLGHILVGVLGTRNASHFGGPAVDYESFDYPGTANGALALLDEYYARWIDGVGSLDELGLEKPCGAAEGRFADRSMGALVLHINREMIHHLAEVALLRDLFAHRQ, from the coding sequence ATGGTGTTCAACGCTGAATTCGAACTGCTGGACCAGCTTCAGTGGCACTGGGAGAACCAAGCCAGGCCCCGGCTAAAGGGGCTGACCGAGGAGGAATATTTCTGGGAACCGGGGGAGGACTGCTGGAACGTCCGCCACCGCGGGACCAGCCATGCGCCGATGGCCGTAGGCTCCGGTGATTACACGATCGACTTCGCTATCCCCGAGCCCTATCCCGCCCCCGTGACCACCATCGCCTGGCGGCTCGGCCATATCTTGGTCGGAGTGCTGGGAACCAGGAATGCGTCCCACTTCGGCGGGCCGGCGGTAGATTACGAAAGCTTTGACTATCCGGGAACCGCAAACGGTGCGCTTGCGCTGCTGGACGAATATTATGCCCGCTGGATCGACGGCGTCGGTTCCTTGGACGAACTGGGCCTGGAGAAACCGTGCGGGGCGGCAGAAGGACGGTTTGCCGATCGATCCATGGGTGCGCTGGTACTGCACATCAACCGCGAAATGATCCATCACCTTGCCGAAGTGGCGCTGCTTCGGGATCTCTTTGCCCACCGGCAGTAG
- the lysA gene encoding diaminopimelate decarboxylase, protein MTSTIREASPLAPQWLSYPADANELQPKMWARGVARGASGELEIDGVGVSDLKARFGSPLFVMSETDFRARARDFKESFDAAFADLCGGVDVYYAGKSFLCIEVARWVEQEGLRLDTCSGGELAVAARAGISGEKLGLHGNNKSDAELNRALDMKLGRIVVDSLDELQRLAAIAAARSERANVMLRLTPGVHAHTHEFIATAHEDQKFGLSMAAADTESGTVNDGGALPSAGSSPAARAVSEALAAESINLLGLHCHIGSQIFEPEGFALAAERLLTFVAQIRDEHGVELPELDLGGGYGIAYTEADTPRPPAELAEAMAAVVNSTCRRLELKVPRISIEPGRAIVGPSTFTLYETGTLKTVNVDSEDGRTYPRRYISVDGGMSDNARPVLYDADYSAVLASRVTDEDPIISRVVGKHCESGDIVVRDVYLPGDVAAGDLLAVPGTGAYCWALASNYNYVPRPPVVAVSNGQPRLIVRGETEEDLLARDLG, encoded by the coding sequence ATGACTTCAACAATTCGCGAAGCCTCCCCGCTCGCTCCCCAGTGGCTGAGCTATCCGGCAGACGCGAACGAACTGCAGCCGAAGATGTGGGCCCGCGGCGTGGCCCGCGGTGCCAGCGGCGAATTGGAGATTGACGGCGTCGGCGTCAGCGACCTCAAGGCCCGTTTCGGCTCGCCGCTCTTCGTCATGTCCGAGACGGACTTCCGCGCCCGCGCCCGGGACTTCAAGGAGTCCTTCGACGCCGCTTTCGCCGACCTGTGCGGGGGAGTGGACGTCTACTACGCCGGCAAGTCCTTCCTCTGCATAGAGGTAGCGCGCTGGGTGGAGCAGGAAGGCCTGCGGCTGGATACCTGCTCCGGCGGCGAGCTGGCCGTAGCCGCACGCGCCGGTATCTCCGGTGAGAAGCTCGGCCTGCACGGGAACAACAAGTCCGATGCGGAACTGAACCGGGCCCTGGACATGAAGCTGGGCCGGATCGTGGTGGACAGCCTGGATGAACTCCAGCGGCTGGCTGCTATTGCCGCAGCCCGGTCCGAGCGGGCCAATGTCATGCTGCGCCTGACGCCCGGCGTGCACGCCCATACGCATGAATTCATTGCCACCGCGCACGAGGACCAGAAGTTCGGCCTGTCCATGGCCGCCGCGGACACAGAGTCCGGCACAGTGAACGACGGCGGGGCGTTGCCTTCCGCAGGCAGCTCACCAGCCGCACGGGCCGTCAGCGAAGCCCTGGCAGCCGAGTCCATCAATCTGCTGGGACTGCATTGCCACATCGGTTCCCAGATTTTCGAACCCGAAGGGTTCGCCCTGGCTGCGGAGCGGCTGCTGACCTTCGTCGCCCAAATCCGCGATGAACATGGCGTGGAGCTCCCGGAGCTGGATCTGGGCGGCGGCTACGGCATCGCCTACACCGAGGCCGACACGCCGCGCCCGCCAGCCGAACTCGCGGAGGCGATGGCCGCCGTCGTTAATTCCACTTGCCGCAGGCTGGAACTGAAGGTTCCGCGGATCTCGATCGAACCGGGGCGCGCCATCGTGGGTCCGAGCACGTTCACTCTGTATGAGACGGGCACGCTGAAGACCGTGAACGTGGACAGCGAGGACGGACGGACCTATCCGCGGCGTTACATTTCCGTGGACGGCGGCATGAGTGACAACGCCCGCCCGGTACTGTACGACGCCGACTATTCGGCTGTGCTGGCTTCCCGTGTGACGGATGAAGACCCGATTATTTCCCGCGTGGTTGGCAAACATTGCGAAAGCGGTGACATTGTAGTCAGGGACGTTTATCTGCCTGGTGACGTAGCCGCCGGGGATCTGCTGGCGGTGCCGGGCACCGGTGCGTACTGCTGGGCGCTGGCCAGCAACTACAACTATGTTCCACGGCCGCCGGTGGTTGCGGTTAGCAACGGCCAGCCACGGCTGATTGTGCGCGGTGAAACAGAAGAGGATCTTCTGGCCCGCGACCTGGGCTGA
- the thrB gene encoding homoserine kinase, translating to MRTAERTAVVPGQRVSVRVPATSANLGPGFDSLGLAVSLYDTVSVETTDDGVFHAEISGEGAANLPTDESHLIIRTIQDTLGRAGYRAEGLRLQAENVIPHGRGLGSSAAAIVSAVLLANSLLPVAARLSAQEVLQLCSAQEGHPDNVAPALAGKLAISWETAGSFFSTAVDVASEIVPVVAIPSYELSTETARNLLPVSVPHHIAAANAGRAALLVQALTRDPELLLAATVDELHQSHRAPAMAPSAALLQSLRASGFAAVVSGAGPTVMTLAAGSAQADAVERHIAATLESSQMPDGWRVLKLTVDTDGAKVEVHRRK from the coding sequence GTGAGGACCGCAGAGCGTACCGCCGTGGTGCCCGGGCAGCGCGTAAGCGTCCGGGTGCCGGCGACCAGCGCCAACCTCGGGCCCGGCTTCGACAGTCTCGGCCTGGCCGTAAGCCTGTATGACACGGTCAGCGTTGAAACCACCGACGACGGCGTATTCCATGCCGAGATCTCCGGTGAAGGCGCCGCAAACCTGCCCACGGATGAAAGCCATCTGATCATCCGCACCATCCAGGACACGCTGGGACGCGCCGGCTACCGTGCGGAAGGCCTGCGGCTGCAGGCCGAGAACGTGATTCCGCACGGCCGGGGACTGGGAAGCTCTGCGGCGGCCATCGTCTCCGCGGTGCTGCTGGCCAACTCGTTGCTGCCCGTGGCTGCCCGGCTCAGTGCTCAGGAAGTCCTGCAGCTTTGTTCCGCCCAGGAAGGCCATCCTGACAACGTGGCACCGGCGCTGGCGGGCAAGCTGGCCATCTCCTGGGAAACGGCGGGTTCTTTTTTCAGCACCGCCGTTGATGTCGCTTCGGAAATTGTTCCGGTTGTGGCCATTCCATCCTATGAATTGTCAACCGAAACGGCCCGAAACCTGCTGCCGGTCTCGGTACCACACCATATCGCCGCGGCCAATGCCGGACGGGCCGCCTTGTTGGTGCAGGCGCTGACGCGTGACCCGGAACTGCTGCTCGCGGCGACGGTGGACGAGCTGCACCAGAGCCACCGGGCGCCTGCCATGGCACCGAGCGCAGCCTTGCTGCAGTCGCTTCGTGCCTCTGGTTTCGCCGCTGTTGTCTCCGGTGCCGGGCCGACGGTGATGACGCTGGCTGCGGGGTCCGCGCAGGCGGATGCGGTCGAGCGGCATATTGCCGCCACATTGGAGTCCTCGCAAATGCCTGACGGCTGGCGTGTCCTTAAACTGACGGTTGACACAGATGGTGCTAAAGTGGAAGTGCACCGCCGGAAATAA
- the thrC gene encoding threonine synthase, with translation MAHQWRGVIREYAERLPVTDRTEIITLGEGGTPLVHAKALSELTGSAVYLKVEGMNPTGSFKDRGMTMAITAAVEAGAKAVVCASTGNTSASAAAYATQAGLKCAVLVPAGKIAMGKMSQAIAHGAEIIQINGNFDNCLEVARKLSEAYPVFLVNSVNPARIQGQKTAAFETVDFLGDAPDIHVMPVGNAGNITAYWKGYQEYAKPYESETAGTLEAVATKTPTLWGFQAAGAAPLVLGHPVTEPETIATAIRIGNPASWDTAIAARDESGGLIDSVTDEEILNAHRWLSSKEGVFVEPGSAAGVAGVIKKHAAGEVPAGKTIVITVTGHGLKDPQWALQTEDGHEVTPVKVDFDVVSVAAALGLE, from the coding sequence GTGGCCCACCAATGGCGCGGCGTTATCCGCGAGTACGCCGAACGTCTGCCCGTCACGGACCGGACCGAGATCATCACGCTCGGTGAAGGCGGAACGCCGCTGGTCCATGCCAAGGCCCTCTCCGAGCTGACCGGCTCAGCCGTGTACCTGAAGGTGGAAGGGATGAATCCCACCGGCTCCTTCAAAGACCGCGGGATGACCATGGCCATCACCGCAGCCGTGGAGGCCGGAGCCAAGGCCGTAGTGTGCGCGTCAACGGGCAACACCTCGGCTTCCGCCGCCGCCTATGCCACCCAGGCGGGCCTGAAGTGCGCCGTGCTGGTGCCGGCCGGGAAGATCGCGATGGGCAAGATGAGCCAGGCCATCGCCCACGGCGCCGAGATCATCCAGATCAACGGCAACTTCGATAATTGCCTCGAAGTTGCCCGCAAGCTGTCGGAGGCGTACCCGGTTTTCCTGGTCAACTCCGTCAACCCCGCGCGGATCCAGGGCCAGAAGACGGCGGCCTTCGAGACCGTTGACTTCCTCGGGGATGCCCCGGACATCCATGTGATGCCCGTGGGGAACGCCGGCAATATCACCGCGTACTGGAAGGGCTACCAGGAGTACGCCAAGCCCTACGAATCCGAGACTGCTGGCACCCTCGAAGCCGTCGCTACCAAGACACCCACACTGTGGGGCTTCCAGGCCGCCGGCGCGGCACCGCTGGTGCTGGGGCACCCGGTCACCGAGCCGGAAACCATCGCCACCGCCATCCGGATCGGCAACCCGGCGTCTTGGGACACCGCCATTGCCGCCCGTGACGAGTCGGGCGGGCTGATCGATTCGGTGACGGACGAGGAAATCCTCAACGCCCACCGCTGGCTGTCCTCCAAGGAAGGCGTGTTCGTCGAGCCCGGTTCGGCAGCGGGTGTTGCGGGCGTCATCAAGAAGCACGCTGCCGGTGAAGTTCCTGCGGGCAAGACCATTGTGATCACAGTGACCGGCCACGGCCTGAAGGATCCGCAGTGGGCCCTGCAAACCGAAGACGGCCATGAGGTTACACCCGTCAAGGTGGATTTCGACGTCGTGAGCGTGGCTGCAGCTCTTGGTCTCGAATAA
- a CDS encoding helix-turn-helix transcriptional regulator has translation MLETSARLLQLLSLLQMRREWTGSALAARMSVTERTVRRDIDKLRSLGYPINASPGVAGGYQLGAGAQLPPLLLDDDEALAVALGLSAVTASPVSGVAEASVRALTKLEQVLPSRLRPKFTMLKNAVTTLSSPRTVVNPETLTSVSAAIADRRVVAFRYAKPDSESSRRLAEPYGLVDAGHRWYLVAWDLGRRDWRTFRVDRFESVPSARERFTPRPLPQKDLATYVQRSITRSPYRYDVVVRIFAPLETVAERIPPQVAELTNDGGSTVLRSGFDSLDYPLMQLAALGFEFEILQPAEFKDRALELAGKLAKAGR, from the coding sequence ATGCTTGAAACGTCGGCACGGTTGCTTCAGCTACTGTCCCTGCTGCAAATGCGCCGCGAATGGACCGGTTCGGCTCTAGCTGCGCGCATGAGTGTCACGGAGCGGACAGTCCGACGGGACATCGACAAGCTGCGCAGTCTCGGCTACCCCATTAACGCATCGCCCGGCGTGGCGGGCGGTTATCAACTCGGCGCTGGTGCGCAGCTACCGCCGCTGTTGCTGGACGATGACGAAGCCCTGGCCGTTGCGCTGGGACTCAGCGCCGTCACCGCCAGCCCGGTTTCCGGTGTTGCCGAAGCTTCGGTACGCGCGCTGACCAAGCTTGAGCAGGTACTCCCGTCGCGGCTCCGGCCCAAATTCACCATGCTCAAGAACGCGGTCACCACCTTGAGCAGCCCTCGGACTGTGGTGAACCCGGAGACTCTGACCAGCGTTTCCGCTGCCATCGCTGACCGCCGCGTTGTGGCCTTCCGTTACGCCAAGCCGGACAGCGAGTCCTCCCGGCGCTTGGCCGAGCCGTACGGCCTGGTGGATGCCGGACACCGCTGGTACCTTGTGGCCTGGGATCTGGGCCGCCGGGACTGGCGGACTTTCCGCGTGGACAGGTTCGAAAGCGTTCCTTCTGCACGGGAGCGCTTCACACCCAGGCCGCTGCCGCAAAAGGATCTGGCAACGTATGTCCAGCGCTCGATCACACGCTCGCCCTACCGTTATGACGTCGTCGTACGCATTTTCGCGCCACTTGAAACGGTGGCCGAACGGATACCGCCCCAAGTAGCGGAGCTAACTAACGACGGCGGCAGTACTGTTCTGCGTTCGGGTTTCGATTCGCTGGACTACCCCTTGATGCAGCTCGCGGCATTGGGATTCGAGTTTGAAATCCTGCAGCCCGCCGAATTCAAGGACCGCGCTCTGGAACTGGCGGGAAAACTGGCGAAGGCCGGACGCTAA
- a CDS encoding homoserine dehydrogenase yields MNTLKVALLGCGNVGSQVARILLDDAAELASRSGARLELAGIAVRNVDAPRDVDLPRDLFTDDAETLVKDADIVIELMGGLEPARSLILRSIEHGASVVSGNKALLAADGPALYEKASAAGVELYYEAAVAGAIPILRPIRESLSGDRIKRVLGIVNGTTNYILDQMDTTGAAFEDALKAAQALGYAEADPTADVEGLDAAAKGTLLASLAFHTMFPLDAVKCEGITGITSADIDAAKDTGFVIKLLAIAEKQPTKDGGEGVSVRVHPTLLPRTHPLAAVHGAFNAVFVEAENAGELMFYGQGAGGRPTASAVLGDVVSAARRMVSGGRGRTETTGQQLPVLGEDSILTSYYIDIDAADQPGVLAKIAHVFAGHGVSIEVMRQTMHTEDLVSIADGTASAELRIITHRGTEKSLAATVEAIKDLDIVNSVTSVLRVEGV; encoded by the coding sequence ATGAACACGCTGAAAGTGGCACTGTTGGGATGCGGAAATGTCGGATCCCAGGTGGCCCGCATTCTCCTGGACGACGCCGCTGAACTGGCCTCGCGTTCGGGAGCCCGGTTGGAATTGGCCGGAATCGCCGTCCGCAACGTTGACGCGCCGCGCGATGTCGACCTGCCCCGGGACCTGTTCACCGACGACGCCGAGACGCTGGTCAAGGACGCGGACATCGTCATTGAGCTCATGGGCGGTCTGGAACCGGCACGTTCGCTGATCCTGCGCTCCATCGAGCACGGTGCCTCCGTGGTCAGCGGGAACAAAGCACTGCTGGCAGCCGACGGGCCCGCCCTTTACGAGAAGGCCTCTGCCGCCGGCGTCGAGCTCTACTATGAGGCGGCCGTGGCCGGAGCCATTCCGATTCTGCGCCCCATTCGGGAGAGCCTTTCCGGGGACCGGATCAAGCGGGTGCTGGGCATCGTCAACGGCACGACCAACTACATTCTCGACCAGATGGACACCACCGGTGCAGCCTTCGAGGACGCGCTGAAGGCCGCCCAGGCCCTCGGCTACGCCGAGGCGGATCCAACGGCCGACGTCGAGGGGCTGGATGCAGCGGCGAAGGGTACCTTGCTTGCCTCGCTGGCTTTCCACACCATGTTCCCGCTGGACGCGGTCAAGTGCGAGGGCATCACCGGCATCACCTCCGCAGACATCGACGCAGCCAAAGACACCGGTTTCGTGATCAAACTGCTGGCGATCGCCGAGAAGCAGCCGACCAAGGACGGCGGCGAAGGGGTGTCCGTGCGCGTGCATCCGACCCTGCTGCCGCGTACCCACCCGCTGGCGGCTGTCCACGGCGCCTTCAACGCCGTCTTCGTCGAGGCGGAGAATGCCGGCGAGCTGATGTTCTACGGCCAGGGCGCCGGCGGACGCCCCACGGCCTCGGCCGTGCTCGGCGACGTTGTCAGCGCCGCCCGCCGCATGGTCAGCGGTGGCCGGGGACGCACCGAAACCACGGGCCAGCAACTTCCGGTCCTGGGTGAAGACAGCATCCTCACCAGCTACTACATCGACATCGACGCAGCGGACCAGCCCGGCGTCCTGGCCAAGATTGCCCACGTTTTCGCAGGCCATGGGGTTTCGATCGAAGTCATGCGCCAGACCATGCACACGGAAGACCTGGTCTCGATCGCCGACGGGACCGCCTCCGCGGAACTGCGCATCATCACCCACCGCGGCACCGAGAAATCGCTGGCCGCGACGGTGGAGGCCATCAAGGATCTCGACATTGTTAATTCAGTTACTTCCGTACTGCGAGTAGAAGGAGTCTAA
- the argS gene encoding arginine--tRNA ligase encodes MTPEELSAAITACLQDAVDAGDFAVEMPREVRVERPKSREHGDWATNVAMQLGKKAGMNPRQFAEILSARLAKIDGVAKVDIAGPGFLNITLDAAAAGSLAQTIVETGDSYGTGEEYAGTKINLEFVSANPTGPIHLGGTRWAALGDSLARILQAQGAEVTREYYFNDHGNQIDRFARSLLASAKGEPAPEDGYGGDYIADIANAVLAQNPDALSAADPQEEFRSRGVELMFAAIKKSLHEFGVDFDVYFHENALFEDGAVDALLEQLKTSGSLYFDEGAWWLKSTDFGDDKDRVVIKSDGHAAYIAGDIAYFKNKRDRGFDLCIYMLGADHHGYVARLKAAAAAMGDSADRVEVLIGQMVNLVKDGKPVRMSKRAGTVVTMEDLVDAVGVDAARYALTRSHADSNIDVDLDLLTKRSNENPVFYVQYAHARTCAVARNAVAAGVERSAFDASLLDHATENELLAYLGAYPSVVATAAKLREPHRVARHLEVIAGAYHRWYDSCRVTPLGDAEVTDLNRTRLWLNDATTQVLANGLGLLGVSAPERM; translated from the coding sequence GTGACTCCTGAAGAACTTTCCGCTGCCATTACCGCCTGCCTGCAGGATGCCGTCGACGCAGGTGACTTCGCCGTCGAGATGCCCCGCGAGGTGCGGGTGGAGCGACCGAAGAGCCGCGAGCACGGTGACTGGGCCACCAATGTGGCCATGCAGCTGGGCAAGAAAGCGGGGATGAATCCGCGCCAGTTCGCCGAAATCCTCAGCGCCCGGCTGGCCAAGATCGACGGCGTTGCCAAGGTTGACATTGCCGGCCCCGGCTTCCTGAACATCACGCTGGACGCCGCTGCGGCGGGTTCACTGGCCCAGACCATCGTCGAAACCGGCGATAGCTATGGAACCGGTGAGGAGTACGCCGGCACCAAGATCAACCTGGAGTTCGTCTCCGCCAACCCCACCGGGCCCATCCACTTGGGCGGGACACGCTGGGCTGCCCTGGGGGATTCGCTGGCCCGCATCCTGCAGGCGCAGGGAGCTGAGGTTACGCGCGAGTACTATTTCAATGACCATGGCAACCAGATCGACCGCTTTGCCCGGTCCCTGCTCGCCAGCGCGAAGGGCGAACCCGCACCGGAGGACGGTTACGGCGGAGACTACATCGCGGATATTGCCAATGCCGTGCTGGCCCAGAATCCGGACGCGCTCTCGGCCGCAGACCCGCAGGAAGAGTTCCGCAGCCGGGGCGTCGAACTGATGTTTGCTGCCATCAAAAAGTCGCTGCATGAGTTCGGCGTCGATTTCGATGTCTACTTCCACGAAAATGCGCTCTTTGAAGACGGTGCCGTCGACGCGCTGCTTGAACAGCTCAAGACCTCCGGCAGCCTCTACTTCGACGAGGGCGCCTGGTGGCTGAAGTCCACGGACTTCGGCGACGACAAGGACCGGGTGGTCATCAAATCGGACGGCCATGCAGCCTACATCGCCGGCGACATCGCCTACTTCAAGAACAAGCGAGACCGTGGCTTCGATCTGTGCATCTACATGCTCGGAGCCGACCACCACGGCTATGTGGCACGGCTGAAAGCTGCCGCCGCTGCCATGGGCGACAGCGCGGACCGCGTCGAGGTCCTCATCGGCCAGATGGTGAACCTGGTCAAGGACGGCAAGCCGGTCCGGATGTCCAAGCGCGCCGGCACGGTGGTCACCATGGAAGACCTCGTGGACGCAGTCGGCGTGGACGCGGCCCGCTACGCGCTGACCAGGTCACACGCGGACTCCAATATCGACGTCGATCTGGACCTGTTGACCAAGCGCAGCAACGAGAACCCGGTGTTCTACGTGCAGTACGCCCATGCCCGTACCTGTGCCGTTGCACGAAATGCGGTAGCCGCAGGGGTGGAACGCAGCGCCTTCGACGCCTCCTTGCTGGACCACGCCACCGAAAACGAACTGCTGGCCTACCTCGGAGCCTACCCGTCCGTCGTGGCCACGGCGGCCAAGCTGCGCGAACCGCACCGGGTGGCCCGCCATCTGGAAGTCATCGCCGGCGCCTACCACCGCTGGTACGATTCCTGCCGCGTGACACCGTTGGGCGATGCCGAAGTTACCGACCTGAACCGGACCCGACTGTGGCTCAATGATGCAACCACGCAGGTTCTGGCCAATGGCCTGGGCCTGCTGGGCGTCAGTGCGCCGGAACGGATGTAA
- a CDS encoding GlxA family transcriptional regulator, producing the protein MLKNVAVLVLPGTSPFEFGVACEVFGIDRSARGTGVPAFDFKVCTPTPGKVDTKTGFSIDVALGLEAAEDADLLIVAPYQWDAPVPEKVKQSLRRAHARGAWVMSLCTGAFVLAGAGLLDGRRATTHWQYSQQLAQQYPQIHVDENVLYVQDDRIITSAGTSAGIDACLHLVRTELGAGVAAAIARDMVVPPHREGGQAQYIARPLSLEGCSTLKDLVVWLSENLDREVSIAELSQRVHMSERTFARRFRAETGATPAAWINAQRVLLAQELLETSDLNIDEIARATGFGQAVLLRHHFVKALNISPATYRRTFRGSSAAMAVH; encoded by the coding sequence ATGCTTAAAAACGTAGCTGTGCTGGTACTTCCAGGTACCTCGCCGTTCGAATTCGGCGTCGCATGCGAGGTGTTCGGCATTGACCGATCCGCGCGTGGAACGGGGGTGCCGGCCTTCGACTTCAAGGTCTGCACGCCTACGCCGGGGAAGGTGGACACCAAGACCGGGTTTTCCATCGATGTCGCCCTGGGGCTCGAAGCGGCCGAGGACGCAGATCTGCTCATCGTGGCGCCCTATCAATGGGACGCACCCGTGCCGGAAAAGGTTAAGCAGTCACTCCGCCGCGCCCATGCGCGCGGAGCGTGGGTGATGTCATTGTGCACGGGTGCCTTTGTCCTGGCCGGAGCCGGATTGCTGGACGGCCGCCGCGCAACCACGCACTGGCAGTACTCGCAGCAGCTTGCCCAGCAATATCCGCAGATCCATGTAGACGAGAACGTGCTCTACGTCCAGGATGACCGGATCATCACCAGTGCCGGTACGTCGGCCGGGATCGATGCCTGCCTGCATCTGGTTCGGACCGAGCTTGGCGCCGGAGTGGCGGCAGCCATTGCCCGGGACATGGTCGTACCGCCGCACCGGGAAGGTGGCCAGGCCCAATACATCGCGCGACCCTTGTCGCTCGAAGGCTGCAGCACCCTCAAAGACCTCGTAGTCTGGCTCAGCGAGAATCTTGACCGCGAGGTCTCCATCGCGGAACTGTCCCAACGCGTGCACATGTCGGAACGGACTTTCGCCAGGCGGTTCCGCGCCGAGACCGGTGCCACGCCTGCTGCCTGGATCAATGCCCAGCGTGTGTTGCTGGCCCAGGAGCTGCTGGAAACCTCGGATCTGAACATCGACGAGATTGCCCGCGCCACCGGTTTTGGCCAGGCGGTCCTGCTGCGCCATCATTTCGTCAAAGCACTCAACATTTCGCCAGCGACCTACCGCCGGACGTTCCGTGGAAGCTCCGCGGCCATGGCGGTTCATTAA